Below is a window of Candidatus Neomarinimicrobiota bacterium DNA.
GCTCACAAAAGCGGCAGACGATCATGGAATTGATCTCACTTCTTCTTATATGATTGGTGATTCGGTAGCGGATGTGGCGGCGGCAAATGCTGTTGGTGTGCAATCGATATTGGTCAAGACAGGTAACGGACAGAGGACTGAAAGAGAAATCTTGAATGGGAAACTTTCAGCCGATTTTGTTGGAGACAATTTAAGTGATTGTGCTAAACATATTGTCGATTTAGAGGAGGCACAACGGTGAAAATTGCTGTCCTCATGGGCGGGAACTCTGCCGAACGGGAGGTTTCTCTCCATAGTGGCGAAGCGGTGGTCGGGGCTCTTCAGCGGACAGGGACAGATGTGTTCGCCTGTGATTATGAAGGGGACATCCGGAATTACCTTGCGAACCTTCTCGAGGCTGACGTTGTTTTTATGGCTCTTCACGGTGGAGAAGGTGAGAATGGGACTGTTCAGCGTATTCTCGAAGAGGAGAGCATTGTCTACACCGGCTCAGGACCTGATGCATCCGCCCTGGCAATGGACAAATTGGCTTCAAAAAAGCTGATGGTTGAGAATGAACTTCCCACTCCGGGCTGGGATTTTTTTTCTAGTAGTGAAGACTTCGAAGCCTTCGGTGAAAAGAACCGTAACTATCCTTTGATCGTAAAACCCAACGGTGAGGGGAGTACTGTTGGACTTACGATTGTGAAATCAGAAGCTAAACTGTTGCCAGCTGTGCAGACAGCTGAAAAGTGCAATAGCGGTATTCTATTGGAAGAATATATTCCCGGCCGGGAACTCACCATAGGCATATTGGGCGAAGAAACTCTTCCTTGCATTGAAATCCTCCCATCTCACGATCATTATGATTATGAGTGTAAGTATACAGCGGGGATGTCTAACTACATTTGTCCGGCTGAGATGCCTGCGGCTTTGGCCAGTCAATTGGCTCAGTCTTCTCTTGCCATTCACAACCTCCTAAGCTGCCGCC
It encodes the following:
- a CDS encoding D-alanine--D-alanine ligase codes for the protein MKIAVLMGGNSAEREVSLHSGEAVVGALQRTGTDVFACDYEGDIRNYLANLLEADVVFMALHGGEGENGTVQRILEEESIVYTGSGPDASALAMDKLASKKLMVENELPTPGWDFFSSSEDFEAFGEKNRNYPLIVKPNGEGSTVGLTIVKSEAKLLPAVQTAEKCNSGILLEEYIPGRELTIGILGEETLPCIEILPSHDHYDYECKYTAGMSNYICPAEMPAALASQLAQSSLAIHNLLSCRHYSRVDFRLTPEDSFFCLEVNTLPGLTDTSLVPKAASIMGISFEDLVLKLCEMALHGK